The following are encoded in a window of Kitasatospora sp. NBC_01250 genomic DNA:
- the pdxH gene encoding pyridoxamine 5'-phosphate oxidase produces MRRQYAEEGLAEHELAPDPVAQFVRWFEQAEQAGLVEPNAMVVSTADAEGRPSARTVLLKGVDERGFVFFTNYGSRKGTELAANPNAALLFPWHQIDRQVIVTGGVERTGRDETAAYFRTRPHGSQLGAWASEQSSPVASREVLEQRFAELASRYPEGEGVPVPPFWGGYRVIPRSVEFWQGRPNRLHDRLRYTAGPDGWTVERLCP; encoded by the coding sequence ATGCGCCGTCAGTACGCCGAGGAGGGCCTGGCCGAGCACGAGTTGGCCCCCGATCCGGTGGCCCAGTTCGTCCGCTGGTTCGAGCAGGCCGAGCAGGCCGGGCTGGTGGAGCCCAACGCCATGGTGGTCTCCACCGCCGACGCCGAGGGGCGCCCCAGCGCGCGCACCGTGCTGCTCAAGGGAGTGGACGAGCGCGGCTTCGTCTTCTTCACCAACTACGGCTCCCGCAAGGGCACCGAGCTGGCCGCCAACCCCAACGCCGCGCTGCTCTTCCCCTGGCACCAGATCGACCGTCAGGTGATCGTCACCGGCGGCGTCGAGCGCACCGGCCGGGACGAGACCGCCGCCTACTTCCGCACCCGCCCGCACGGCTCGCAACTGGGCGCCTGGGCCAGCGAGCAGTCCAGCCCGGTGGCCTCGCGCGAGGTGCTGGAGCAGCGCTTCGCCGAGCTCGCCTCGCGCTACCCCGAGGGCGAGGGGGTGCCGGTGCCGCCCTTCTGGGGCGGGTACCGGGTGATCCCGCGCTCGGTCGAGTTCTGGCAGGGCCGCCCCAACCGGCTGCACGACCGGCTGCGGTACACGGCGGGGCCGGACGGCTGGACGGTGGAGCGGCTCTGCCCGTAG
- a CDS encoding FxsB family cyclophane-forming radical SAM/SPASM peptide maturase has protein sequence MTHQLVPFSQFVLKVHSRCDLACDHCYVYEHADTSWRGRPRAITGVVLDRVAERIAEHATEHRLPAVHVVLHGGEPLLAGPRVLRRAAERLRAALPAGCALDLRIHTNGVRLDRAFCELFDELDIKVGISLDGDAAANDRHRRFADGRSSHAQVLAAVELLRRPEFRHLYAGLLCTIDVENDPVAVYEALRALEPPRIDFLLPHATWDQPPKRPAELGEHPYAKWLLTIHRRWEQQGRPVPVRTFDSVYRTLRGRASLTEALGLDPADLVVIETDGTFEQADSLKTAYDGAPATGFDVFANSLDEVARHPGMMARQSGLAGLTATCRACPVVRSCGGGLYAHRWRTGAGFDNPSVFCGDLMRLITTIRDRIAPARPAACAVPDPVSPDPGAPAAGPGPEQLAQLARGHGDAATVAALAAGQLDLTRRLLAAVGPAVGESWQALAELDATAPAAVDAVLAHPYVRGWAVGRLRAEAGEPQAEPDTLAEIAAAALIRARLAAELPVPVRGGAIQLPTLGRVLVGGSGQAVVRSGADGFTVRTAGGVERVIGFDQPADRSWLPVRRLGLLGGWSVALEDTDPQRDRHRWPAEARLTEAELGDWTGALREAWELLLRELPQYAAGIGAGLTTLTPLRPGPPGRELGGADRQAFGAVAIARPRTAPALARLLVHGFQLVKLGGVLDFHDLYDRADRRGYRAPWQEEPRPLADLFQEAYAELAVTEFWGSRARAYHGVGGEAAEHARAQFGRRRGETEQALDALLGSGSLTALGERFAVGLRESLEPCLAMPLGAPAVPADRSVGDAAAAPADRAVPADHHAPADSPAPADHSAPAGR, from the coding sequence ATGACGCACCAGCTGGTGCCATTCTCACAGTTCGTACTGAAGGTTCACAGTCGCTGCGACCTGGCCTGTGACCACTGCTACGTCTATGAGCACGCCGACACCAGCTGGCGCGGCAGACCACGGGCGATCACGGGGGTGGTCCTCGACCGGGTGGCCGAACGGATCGCGGAGCACGCGACCGAGCACCGGCTGCCGGCCGTTCACGTGGTGTTGCACGGGGGTGAACCCCTGCTGGCCGGCCCGCGAGTGCTGCGCCGGGCCGCCGAGCGGCTCCGTGCCGCGCTGCCCGCCGGCTGTGCGCTGGACCTGCGCATCCACACCAACGGGGTGCGGCTGGACCGCGCGTTCTGCGAACTCTTCGACGAGCTGGACATCAAGGTCGGGATCTCGCTGGACGGCGACGCGGCGGCCAACGACCGCCACCGCCGGTTCGCCGACGGCCGCAGCAGCCACGCCCAGGTGCTCGCCGCCGTCGAGCTGCTGCGCCGCCCGGAGTTCCGCCATCTGTACGCGGGCCTGCTCTGCACGATCGACGTGGAGAACGACCCGGTCGCGGTCTACGAGGCGCTGCGCGCGCTGGAGCCCCCGCGCATCGACTTCCTGCTCCCGCACGCGACCTGGGACCAGCCGCCGAAGCGCCCTGCCGAGCTGGGAGAACACCCCTACGCGAAATGGCTGCTGACGATCCATCGGCGCTGGGAGCAGCAGGGCCGGCCGGTCCCGGTGCGCACCTTCGACTCGGTGTACCGCACGCTCCGCGGCCGGGCCAGCCTGACCGAGGCACTCGGACTCGATCCGGCCGATCTGGTGGTGATCGAGACGGACGGCACGTTCGAGCAGGCCGACAGTCTGAAAACGGCCTATGACGGTGCACCGGCGACCGGTTTCGACGTTTTCGCGAACAGCCTGGACGAAGTGGCCCGGCACCCGGGGATGATGGCCCGGCAGTCGGGACTGGCCGGGCTGACCGCGACCTGCCGGGCCTGCCCGGTGGTCCGCAGTTGCGGCGGCGGTCTCTACGCGCACCGCTGGCGCACCGGCGCCGGCTTCGACAACCCTTCCGTCTTCTGCGGAGACCTCATGCGCCTGATCACCACCATCCGGGACCGGATCGCCCCGGCCCGACCCGCGGCCTGCGCGGTCCCTGACCCTGTCAGCCCGGACCCCGGCGCCCCGGCGGCCGGCCCGGGCCCGGAGCAGCTCGCTCAACTGGCCCGCGGCCACGGGGACGCGGCCACCGTCGCGGCGCTGGCCGCCGGGCAGCTGGACCTGACCCGGCGGCTGCTGGCGGCGGTCGGCCCGGCGGTGGGGGAGTCCTGGCAGGCGCTCGCCGAGCTGGACGCAACGGCGCCCGCGGCGGTGGACGCGGTGCTCGCCCACCCGTACGTCCGCGGCTGGGCGGTGGGCCGGCTGCGCGCGGAGGCGGGCGAGCCGCAGGCCGAGCCGGACACGCTGGCCGAGATCGCAGCGGCCGCACTGATCCGGGCACGACTGGCGGCCGAGCTGCCGGTCCCGGTCCGCGGCGGTGCGATCCAGCTGCCCACCCTGGGCCGGGTGCTGGTCGGCGGCTCGGGGCAGGCCGTGGTGCGCAGCGGGGCCGACGGCTTCACCGTGCGCACCGCGGGCGGGGTGGAGCGGGTGATCGGCTTCGACCAGCCCGCCGACCGGAGCTGGCTGCCGGTGCGACGGCTCGGCCTGCTCGGCGGCTGGTCGGTGGCGCTGGAGGACACCGACCCGCAGCGGGACCGCCACCGGTGGCCGGCCGAAGCGCGCCTGACCGAAGCCGAGCTGGGCGACTGGACCGGTGCCCTGCGCGAGGCCTGGGAACTGCTGCTGCGCGAACTGCCGCAGTACGCCGCCGGGATCGGCGCCGGGCTGACCACCCTTACCCCCCTGCGCCCGGGCCCGCCAGGCCGGGAGCTCGGCGGCGCCGACCGGCAGGCCTTCGGCGCCGTCGCGATCGCCCGCCCGCGCACCGCGCCGGCCCTGGCCCGGCTGCTCGTGCACGGGTTCCAGCTGGTCAAGCTGGGTGGGGTGCTGGACTTCCACGACCTGTACGACCGGGCGGACCGGCGCGGCTACCGGGCTCCCTGGCAGGAGGAGCCGCGCCCGCTGGCCGACCTGTTCCAGGAGGCCTACGCCGAGCTGGCCGTGACCGAGTTCTGGGGCAGCCGGGCGCGCGCCTACCACGGGGTGGGCGGCGAGGCTGCCGAGCACGCGCGCGCGCAGTTCGGGCGCCGACGCGGGGAGACCGAGCAGGCGCTCGACGCCCTGCTCGGCTCGGGCTCGCTCACCGCGCTCGGCGAGCGGTTCGCGGTGGGCCTGCGGGAGTCGCTGGAGCCCTGCCTGGCGATGCCGCTGGGGGCGCCGGCCGTGCCGGCGGACCGGTCCGTAGGTGACGCAGCCGCCGCTCCGGCCGACCGCGCTGTGCCGGCCGACCACCACGCGCCCGCCGACAGCCCTGCCCCCGCCGATCACTCCGCTCCCGCCGGACGCTGA
- a CDS encoding TIR-like protein FxsC, protein MNDAAGKQKASAKPHFFLSYAHMPPVGTRNPNSRVSQFYEDLCEAVLQLTPLPTADPVGFMDETMHQGDNWAVKISEALATCRVFVPLYHPRLFRSTPCGQEWYTFAQRAANAPGGTAQNSAIVPVLWVGMREGALPQVASAVQFNHSSFPRAYAEDGLYALMAQRHHQGLYEKVVYKLARRIVEVALETVVPVVEPVDFTTNPSAFPGRSPADELTIAVLAFKDSEVPAHRDRGYYGARRTDWQPYVRGGDAALAEKAAQLARQCDLNPTIHEFELAAPRLMELERPQGPGVLLVDRWVLQDPQRCALVREFARRNPAWVAVVEPWNRDDPQCAAETGSLAALSEQVLRQRGGSVRPSFRPVAGDGADPEGVPTASDFGLAFQHAAIRAQKAYKERALPRPPVTGESRPRLRDAFGDAGRPSQNRYADPHADPGPPLENDEHDREFDEQDEHDGEFDPDLDGEFDEDDEGGDHDV, encoded by the coding sequence GTGAACGACGCTGCGGGCAAGCAGAAGGCCTCGGCGAAGCCGCACTTCTTCCTCAGTTACGCCCACATGCCGCCGGTCGGTACGCGAAATCCCAATTCGCGGGTCAGCCAGTTCTACGAGGACCTCTGCGAGGCCGTGCTGCAGTTGACGCCGCTGCCCACCGCGGATCCGGTCGGCTTCATGGACGAGACCATGCACCAGGGGGACAACTGGGCGGTGAAGATCTCCGAGGCGCTGGCGACCTGCCGGGTCTTCGTGCCGCTCTACCACCCGAGACTGTTCCGCAGCACCCCGTGCGGTCAGGAGTGGTACACCTTCGCCCAGCGCGCGGCCAACGCCCCCGGCGGCACCGCACAGAACAGCGCGATCGTGCCGGTGCTCTGGGTGGGCATGCGCGAGGGCGCGCTGCCGCAGGTGGCCAGCGCCGTGCAGTTCAACCACTCCAGCTTTCCGCGTGCCTATGCCGAGGACGGCCTGTACGCGCTGATGGCCCAGCGCCATCACCAGGGTCTGTACGAGAAGGTGGTCTACAAACTGGCCCGGCGCATTGTCGAAGTGGCACTGGAGACGGTGGTCCCGGTGGTCGAGCCGGTCGACTTCACCACCAATCCCTCGGCCTTTCCCGGCCGTTCGCCCGCCGATGAACTCACCATCGCCGTCCTGGCGTTCAAGGACAGCGAGGTGCCGGCGCACCGCGACCGGGGCTACTACGGGGCGCGCCGCACCGACTGGCAGCCGTACGTGCGCGGCGGGGACGCCGCGCTGGCCGAGAAGGCCGCACAGTTGGCCCGGCAGTGCGACCTCAACCCGACCATCCACGAGTTCGAGCTGGCGGCCCCCCGGCTGATGGAGCTGGAGCGGCCGCAGGGCCCCGGTGTCCTGCTGGTCGACCGCTGGGTCCTGCAGGACCCCCAGCGCTGCGCGCTGGTGCGCGAGTTCGCCCGCCGCAACCCCGCCTGGGTGGCGGTGGTGGAGCCGTGGAACCGCGACGATCCGCAGTGCGCGGCCGAGACCGGGTCGCTGGCCGCGCTGAGCGAGCAGGTGCTGCGCCAGCGCGGCGGCAGCGTGCGCCCGTCCTTCCGCCCGGTGGCGGGCGACGGCGCCGATCCCGAAGGGGTGCCCACCGCCAGCGACTTCGGCCTGGCCTTCCAGCACGCCGCGATCCGCGCACAGAAGGCCTACAAGGAACGCGCGCTGCCCAGGCCTCCGGTGACCGGCGAGTCCCGGCCGCGGCTGCGGGACGCCTTCGGTGACGCGGGCCGGCCGTCGCAGAACCGCTACGCCGACCCCCATGCCGACCCGGGTCCGCCCTTGGAGAACGACGAGCACGACCGCGAGTTTGACGAGCAGGACGAGCACGACGGCGAGTTCGACCCCGATCTCGACGGTGAGTTCGACGAGGATGACGAAGGAGGAGATCATGACGTCTGA
- the fxsT gene encoding FxSxx-COOH system tetratricopeptide repeat protein → MGARVEAYFFLSYARADDSPLIAAFYRDLGARLLARDPAAAGLPPFRDVEQIRLGADWERALADAVAGCRAMVALYSPGYFASSYCGKEWTAFHSRVVAFRAETGWDPRALVPVLWRPVAGALPGPVAELQYSEPAMGERYPRVGLRSLLAEEPPGPEYHQVLDVLTDRIALAAGRARLPGLPGLDLGSFVGAFPVAAPEPPPVHLSYAPAGRLWAEWAAAELAAAGRPAALHGLGTAGADQALQEALDGRGRVLALLSPDYPRHPAAAGLWSALAGHAWAPGRPTLLSVRVGESTDPLPAPFGDQVPGEQLAADATVAAAQLAALAGEPVAAGGAPVTARPARGPRPRFPGERPAVFDAPVPTSNFTGRDEVLESLRAGFLAPGGPAVQVLQGMGGVGKTQTAAEYARRYAAGYDVVWWIAAEQPEFIAPRLAQLAPRLGLTATDDSADTAAQVLEALRAGRPHPRWLLILDNAGDPAELRGRLPDPPPGGHLLITSRDAAWARRDRVLELGVLRRAESLQLLERLNPELPVAAAAKLAAALGDLPLAIVPAAAWLRETGMPVAEYLELLAATATELLERSWLPDGDYPHSAAASWLLSLAELRRVNPAAAELLELCVHFGPEPIPTRLLFAPLPGTPVTGPGLAGGPGPGAGGAAAGSTADGSAVDAWAGEGRAVDARLAVGELIKAIHRSGLARAGGGTETLTVHRLVQGVIREQVGPERREQLRGTVQRLLAGAERPAPGLVNGWPVYQELLPHLGPSGAAHSTDPAVRDWLIDSVRYLYQRGLSQEACDLAERILACWSERDAEPGTQSAVQVPQLRRQYANTLRVLGRYRECYAIDKEVFAQLTRELGDGHPHSLSAANSLGADLRCLGRFAEACELDRTTLRRAERELAPGDPQRLLCANNLAVALYAVGDRVASLGLHERTWRQRVRSAPADPTTLSSAICVAQSLREAGRPAQALRVAEEAARDCRDLLGERHPRTLLARDGLAATYYRLGRFAEAEKLAEPVHRSTEEVLGAGSHEALGAAALLAAVRHALGEHVRAVAVGERAYREGRARFGGRHPLTVLLAGNLAPQLRAAGRTEEAAVLAREAAERFEAAMGPDHCDLGALLVNRATDQAVGDPAQAVRTGTRALELLTATVGTAHHHALAAGSNLALDLAAVGERGPAEELAGRCADLARTALGEGHALTRAVVVRKRLDVQVELYLL, encoded by the coding sequence GTGGGGGCGCGGGTGGAGGCGTACTTCTTTCTGAGCTACGCGCGGGCGGACGACAGTCCGCTGATCGCGGCCTTCTACCGCGACCTGGGCGCCCGGCTGCTCGCGCGGGACCCGGCCGCCGCCGGGCTGCCCCCCTTCCGGGACGTCGAGCAGATCCGGCTCGGCGCGGACTGGGAGCGGGCGCTGGCCGACGCGGTCGCGGGCTGTCGCGCGATGGTGGCCCTCTACTCGCCCGGCTACTTCGCCAGCTCCTACTGCGGCAAGGAGTGGACCGCCTTCCACTCCAGGGTGGTCGCGTTCCGCGCGGAGACCGGCTGGGACCCCCGAGCGCTGGTCCCGGTGCTCTGGCGGCCGGTGGCCGGGGCGCTGCCCGGGCCGGTGGCGGAACTCCAGTACAGCGAACCGGCCATGGGCGAGCGCTACCCGCGGGTCGGGCTGCGCTCGCTGCTGGCGGAGGAGCCACCGGGGCCGGAGTACCACCAGGTGCTCGACGTGCTGACCGACCGGATCGCGCTCGCGGCCGGGCGGGCCCGGCTGCCCGGGCTGCCGGGACTGGACCTCGGCTCGTTCGTCGGGGCCTTCCCCGTCGCGGCGCCCGAGCCGCCGCCGGTCCACCTCAGCTACGCCCCGGCCGGCCGGCTGTGGGCCGAGTGGGCGGCCGCCGAGCTCGCCGCGGCGGGCCGGCCCGCCGCCCTGCACGGCCTCGGGACGGCCGGCGCCGACCAGGCGCTGCAGGAGGCGCTGGACGGCCGGGGCCGGGTGCTGGCGCTGCTGTCGCCCGACTATCCGCGCCATCCGGCGGCGGCCGGGCTGTGGAGCGCGCTGGCCGGGCACGCGTGGGCCCCCGGGCGCCCCACGCTGCTGTCCGTCCGGGTCGGTGAGTCCACCGACCCGCTGCCCGCGCCCTTCGGCGACCAGGTGCCGGGCGAGCAGCTCGCGGCCGACGCGACGGTGGCCGCAGCTCAACTGGCCGCCCTGGCGGGGGAGCCGGTGGCCGCGGGCGGTGCCCCCGTCACCGCCCGGCCCGCGCGCGGACCGCGCCCGCGCTTCCCCGGGGAGCGCCCCGCGGTCTTCGACGCACCGGTGCCCACCTCGAACTTCACCGGGCGGGACGAGGTGCTGGAGTCGCTGCGCGCCGGGTTCCTGGCGCCGGGCGGGCCGGCCGTCCAGGTGCTGCAGGGCATGGGCGGGGTCGGCAAGACCCAGACGGCGGCCGAGTACGCCCGGCGGTACGCGGCGGGGTACGACGTGGTCTGGTGGATCGCGGCCGAGCAGCCGGAGTTCATCGCCCCGCGGCTGGCCCAGCTGGCCCCGCGGCTCGGCCTGACCGCCACCGACGACAGCGCCGACACCGCGGCCCAGGTGCTGGAGGCGCTGCGCGCCGGGCGGCCGCACCCGCGCTGGCTGCTGATCCTGGACAACGCCGGCGACCCGGCCGAGCTGCGCGGCCGGCTCCCCGACCCGCCGCCCGGCGGCCACCTGCTGATCACCTCGCGCGACGCGGCCTGGGCCCGCCGCGACCGGGTGCTCGAACTCGGCGTCCTGCGCCGGGCGGAGAGCCTGCAGCTGCTGGAGCGGCTGAACCCGGAACTGCCGGTGGCGGCCGCCGCGAAGCTGGCCGCCGCGCTGGGCGACCTGCCGCTGGCCATCGTCCCGGCGGCGGCCTGGCTGCGGGAGACGGGCATGCCGGTCGCCGAATACCTGGAGCTGCTCGCGGCCACGGCCACCGAACTGCTGGAGCGCAGCTGGCTGCCGGACGGGGACTACCCGCACTCGGCCGCCGCGAGCTGGCTGCTCTCGCTGGCCGAGCTGCGGCGCGTCAACCCGGCGGCCGCCGAGCTGCTGGAGCTCTGCGTCCACTTCGGGCCCGAGCCGATCCCCACCCGGCTGCTCTTCGCACCGCTGCCGGGCACGCCGGTCACCGGACCGGGCCTGGCGGGTGGCCCGGGCCCGGGTGCGGGCGGCGCGGCGGCAGGCAGCACGGCGGACGGCTCGGCGGTGGACGCCTGGGCGGGGGAGGGCAGGGCGGTGGACGCCCGGCTGGCGGTCGGCGAGCTGATCAAGGCGATCCACCGCAGCGGGCTGGCCCGGGCGGGCGGCGGCACCGAGACGCTCACGGTGCACCGGCTGGTCCAGGGGGTGATCCGGGAGCAGGTCGGGCCGGAGCGCCGGGAGCAGCTGCGCGGCACGGTGCAGCGGCTGCTCGCCGGAGCGGAGCGACCGGCGCCGGGTCTGGTCAACGGCTGGCCCGTCTACCAGGAGCTGCTGCCCCACCTGGGGCCGAGCGGTGCGGCACACAGCACCGACCCCGCGGTGCGGGACTGGCTGATCGACTCGGTGCGCTACCTCTACCAGCGCGGGCTCAGCCAGGAGGCGTGCGACCTGGCCGAGCGCATCCTCGCGTGCTGGTCGGAGCGGGACGCGGAGCCGGGCACGCAGAGCGCCGTCCAGGTGCCCCAGCTGCGCCGGCAGTACGCCAACACGCTGCGCGTCCTCGGGCGCTACCGCGAGTGCTACGCCATCGACAAGGAGGTGTTCGCCCAGCTGACCCGGGAGCTGGGCGACGGCCACCCGCACAGCCTGTCCGCCGCCAACAGCCTGGGCGCGGACCTGCGCTGCCTGGGCCGGTTCGCCGAGGCGTGCGAGCTGGACCGCACCACCCTGCGCCGGGCCGAGCGGGAGCTGGCACCGGGCGATCCGCAGCGGCTGCTCTGCGCCAACAACCTCGCCGTCGCGCTCTACGCGGTGGGTGACCGGGTGGCCTCACTCGGCCTGCACGAGCGCACCTGGCGGCAGCGGGTCCGGTCGGCGCCGGCCGATCCGACCACCCTGTCCTCCGCGATCTGCGTCGCCCAGTCGCTGCGCGAGGCGGGCCGCCCGGCGCAGGCGCTCCGGGTGGCCGAGGAGGCCGCGCGCGACTGCCGGGACCTGCTCGGGGAGCGGCACCCGCGGACCCTGCTGGCCCGGGACGGCCTGGCCGCGACCTACTACCGCCTTGGCCGGTTCGCCGAAGCCGAGAAGCTGGCCGAACCGGTCCACCGGAGTACCGAGGAGGTGCTCGGGGCGGGCAGCCACGAGGCGCTGGGCGCCGCCGCGCTGTTGGCCGCCGTCCGGCACGCGCTGGGCGAGCACGTCCGGGCGGTGGCCGTCGGCGAGCGGGCCTACCGCGAGGGCCGGGCCCGGTTCGGCGGCCGGCACCCGCTGACCGTGCTGCTGGCCGGGAACCTGGCGCCCCAACTGCGGGCCGCCGGGCGCACCGAGGAGGCGGCGGTGCTGGCCCGCGAGGCGGCCGAGCGGTTCGAGGCCGCCATGGGTCCGGACCACTGCGACCTGGGCGCGCTGCTGGTGAACCGGGCCACCGATCAGGCCGTCGGCGACCCGGCGCAGGCGGTCCGCACCGGCACCCGGGCGCTGGAACTGCTGACCGCGACGGTCGGCACGGCGCATCACCACGCGCTGGCGGCCGGCTCCAACCTGGCGCTCGACCTGGCCGCGGTCGGCGAGCGCGGGCCGGCCGAGGAATTGGCGGGGCGCTGTGCGGACCTGGCGCGCACGGCGCTGGGGGAGGGCCACGCGCTCACCCGCGCGGTGGTCGTCCGCAAGCGGCTCGATGTCCAGGTCGAGTTGTACCTGCTCTGA
- a CDS encoding aminoglycoside N(3)-acetyltransferase, whose amino-acid sequence MLTVPELTDQLRRLGLSPRCGPVLVHAALRSLGPVEGGSAGVVTALSTALRGALGPEGTLLAFTATPENSETSRLDAAVTAGLSRAELLAYRRAMAPFDPATTPSSPTMGRLSEELRTTPGALRSTHPQTSFAALGPRAAELTADHRLDCHLGEYSPLGALYRAGGSVLMLGASPERCTALQLAEYRVPDAPVKRYGCMVRDAAGRPAWVRFDGLDLDDQYFPQMLAAIRPRLTGAREGRIGGAECLLMPVVQAVDAARWWHLRQRATVVADPIRANR is encoded by the coding sequence GTGCTGACCGTCCCCGAGCTCACCGACCAGCTGCGCCGGCTCGGCCTGTCGCCGCGCTGCGGGCCGGTGCTGGTGCACGCCGCGCTGCGCTCGCTCGGCCCGGTGGAGGGCGGCTCGGCCGGCGTGGTCACCGCTTTGAGCACCGCGCTGCGCGGCGCGCTCGGCCCGGAGGGCACGCTGCTGGCCTTCACCGCGACCCCGGAGAACTCCGAGACCTCCCGGCTCGACGCGGCCGTCACCGCCGGGCTGAGCCGGGCGGAGCTGCTGGCCTACCGCCGCGCGATGGCGCCCTTCGACCCGGCGACCACCCCGAGTTCGCCGACCATGGGGCGGCTCTCCGAGGAGCTGCGCACCACGCCCGGCGCGCTGCGCAGCACGCATCCGCAGACCTCGTTCGCTGCGCTCGGACCACGGGCCGCCGAGCTGACCGCCGACCACCGGCTCGACTGCCACCTCGGCGAGTACTCGCCGCTCGGGGCGCTCTACCGGGCGGGCGGCTCGGTGCTGATGCTGGGCGCCTCGCCGGAGCGCTGCACCGCCCTGCAGCTGGCCGAGTACCGGGTGCCCGACGCTCCGGTGAAGCGCTACGGCTGCATGGTCCGCGACGCCGCCGGGCGCCCGGCCTGGGTGCGGTTCGACGGGCTCGACCTGGACGACCAGTACTTCCCGCAGATGCTGGCCGCGATCCGGCCGCGGCTGACCGGGGCGCGGGAGGGCCGGATCGGCGGCGCCGAGTGCCTGCTGATGCCCGTGGTGCAGGCGGTCGACGCGGCGCGGTGGTGGCACCTGCGGCAGCGGGCGACGGTTGTGGCTGATCCGATTCGGGCAAACCGCTGA